The following DNA comes from Carassius carassius chromosome 41, fCarCar2.1, whole genome shotgun sequence.
CATCCAACATGCACTTCTATGCTTAATTCTAGTTTCCCTCATAGGAGCGACTTGATCAAGAGCTGCAATAAAACGCTGTTTAAACAAATTCCAAGCCTTATCAACATCATTACATTCAAACACATCAGACCAGCCTCTCTCCGACAGCCTTTGATTGAACACCTCAGCAGAGTACTGTTTGGTACATCTGTATTTGATAGAACAGTGCTCATTTATTGGTTGAGATTTCATTTTTTTGCGGGTGCAAAAAACTGCATTATGATCACTGAAAGCCACATCCCACACACCTGATTGACTTATCATTTCATGGTCAGATACCAAAATTAAATCAAGAAGGGACTGGCTATTTATAGACAACCTAGTAGGCTCTGTAATTAATTGCTGTAAACCAGACACCCTACAAAGACATGAGAGAGATTTTTTCAAGCTACTCCGTGGCAATAATAGATTTGTATAAAAATCACCCATAATGATGCATTCTTTCTCTAGGCATACATTGCTTTTACAACAGACAGATTCAAGGAGTTCATAAAAGTCAGTTTGCTTAGGAGGACGGTAACATACACCAACAATGATGGGCTTGGTTCTAGGAAGAATTAACTCCACCCAAGCTGCCTCCAAGCCATCCACCTGCAGATCGTGGCGGGGATTGAAAGTTATATCAGACCTTATAAAAAGGCACACTCCTCCTCCATGTCTGTTTCGATCGCGTCGGTAGATAGAATAACCTGTAAGCCCAACTTCACAATCTTGAATAGAACAGTCTAGCCAGGTCTCCGATACAGCGATCACAGCAGCCTTAGATATAAACGCAAGGTGGCCGATTTCATCCAGTTTGGGTAACAGACTCCTTGCATTAACATGGATAAAATGTGTCCCTTTCTGATTTAAAGGACAGAGTGAATCATAGTGTCTGTCATCCATACTGTCGTCATCATAAGTTCGCAATTCCTTTGTGTCATCAAAGACATTTACGCCGCACATTTCCCGCACACAACACCGGTTACAAACCAACGGGATATCCAACTTAGTTCTTAGTTCTGCCCGGTCATACAATTGTGGAGAAATATTCCCGcattttatatgaacaaaaatgtcACACAAGTCACAGGCAACTGCTTTGGCGTTTGCTCTTACcacctgtaatgataaaacctttcatattcatccggaagaaggaggcgggaaccggcggacaatcaaatcacattttaataatacaaaataaacacaaaacagcgcaccagcccctcacggacgactggtgcgcgcaaataaaaaccaaaacacaactaaaagcccaggcctggtcctctctcgtccttcattgtcgtcgctccagttttatatccttccatctcctccgtgggcctcgagactggtgggtcgaacaggtgtagctcatctccaatcactccaccggcctcgctcccatgtccctcggccccgccccactcgtcacatacccccatcgcccctcgcaggccggggggtactcccgagactgcgctctactcccccccccctccccctccctccgggggggaccgctcacggggacctgcgggaacctgggggtaggacaggcgaggcgagagaaaaggagatggaaggaggagcgacagagacgagagaggggagagaggagaaaaaaaaaaaaaaattccggttcccagacgcaccgctgctcggccctccaccagctgggcgatctcctccgcggtgcctggcggtggcactggacggccctcggcggacggcacgacactcctccgccgcccggtggacggcgacggctcctccggttttgggcagccggcaggaatcccccgttccctgctcctccccgttccggcagatggcagcaggccccggccacctggcgaacggcgccgactcctccgctccctcacggacggcagccgtctctccacatcgtgggcggccggtagcgagctcgcccgtccccggcaactcgctccaacccaccgcctcgagcgtccatggcggcacactcctcgcctgctcgttggcaccgcggattcaccacagcggcgagggatcttcagcagcgcgtccctccttctcccgggctttggcaccactgtaatgataaaacctttcatattcatccggaagaaggaggcgggaaccggcggacaatcaaatcacattttaataatacaaaataaacacaaaacagcgcaccagcccctcacggacgactggtgcgcgcaaataaaaaccaaaacacaactaaaagcccaggcctggtcctctctcgtccttcattgtcgtcgctccagttttatatccttccatctcctccgtgggcctcgagaccggtgggtcgaacaggtgtagctcatctccaatcactccaccggcctcgctcccatgtccctcggccccgccccactcgtcacaccacCTTTCCGCAGTTAGGGCAGCAATTGATGGAAAACTTATTTTGCCTGTAATCCCCATTTTCAAAGTTAAAAGGGCCCGGACACTGATGGATATCTCCCAAAAGCAGTAGGCAAATTGATAATATTTTGCCGAAGGCATCGGGTCGCTGGGTTCCTCTGGAACTTGCTTTAAAAGCGGCTTTTGCCTGCCAGGTGATCAAGGCAACACTGTCGTATCCACAAAGATTGTCAGCATTTACTGACAGATGACAATCTTTGTCTAAACGCTCGATTTTTAGGTGCATAAAGGCATCATATTCGAAGCCctgttttgaatttttaaaacgGTAACCAAAACTGCTTAAAAACACAGTATAGACTGATACTGCTATCAGAGCTCCAAACACACCTTGCGCACCGGCCCCCATCTTCATTTACAGAGAtcagagctggatgaactagagagaaccagagggaacattgcaatgtctcttgagttgcaaagaggtccaaaaagtCTCCATATCTGTTTCACCACCTAGTGGTGAAGCCTCCATTTCCTGGGcttcggcccctgtctcgacagtatgtctgctcctacATTCAACcttccaggaatatacactgctctgagcaagaggagtttgtcctgggaccacagaaggatctggtatgccagcttgtacaaggggcatgaacgcagacctccctggggTATATAAGAGACCATATATCTCTTATgtattgatataagagaccaacAATAtgttgtcagtgcgcaccaacacatggtgacctctcaggactgggaggaaatatttaaatgttcgatACACAGCTAGCATCACTAGACCACAGatcgcgggcagggtggccactcttgacagcaccccagccggtgaggaaTGAGTCTGTCGCTAGTGTTACacggtgacaaggagctcccagcaccgggccctaaTTCAAGAATCAAGGTTTCTTTCATGTGTCTAAGGCACAGAGGCACCGCCGGGTGACCTTGATATTTTGAAGTGGGTCCCCTCtctgggaaaatcccttggtcttgagccaccactgcaggggtctCATCATTTGATTTGCTTGAAAGTTAGTATCTTGTAGCTTTCTCTGCACTTGCATCACGTTTGCCTGTCATCTGTTACTTTGAATgtggaacatttttaaaatgcaaattaaagtaatatatatctttaaagttttgaagaaaatgtaatgtatatatcATTTTGCTACATTACTATGGTGATAATGGCAATTTATGATTACATTtgcagtacatttttaaatattcagatcATTACTTTGACTCTTCGGTAcacttaattgttttatttaacttttattgaaatatttgtacAGCTGGAACAAGAAAACAGTAACATGAAGTAACAGCCAGATCACTGGAACCACAGAAAGACAAAAAACACAACCAACAGAGATCAGCTTATTACATATTAATGACTTAAGACTTCATTTTCTTCATAAATTCTCAGAATGGTGCTTTAGTTAGAAGCGATAGTCCTGTCGATCCAGGAGCGCAGTTGGGAGATGCGGGCGTAGACTACAGGGAAACGGGTGTCACAAGTGCTTGTTCCCCAGGAGACCGAGCCCACCAGAGACCAGACCCCTGAACGCTCACACACCAGAGGACCACCAGAATCACCCtgagaaaaaacacacatttgattTGAACAGCAGCAACACTGAGATGGTAATGTGTTTCTTGATCTGTCTTCATATACCTGGCAAGATGAGGAACCAGAGGCTCCAGCACAGATCATAGCATCAGTGATAGTGTTCTGACCCCAgatctgtttgcacacagcaggACTTATGATGGGTACACCTGTCTGCTGTAGGATCAGTGGGCTCgctaaaaagagaagaaaacgtGACAAATTGTCTTGCACAGTTAACAGATGTGTTGTTATTCTCtcagtatatttttgttttacagatgACTTACTTGTGGTGGCAGTTCTACCCCAGCCAGTGGTGAAGCAGCGGGTTCCAGGCAGGATGCTGAGGGTTGATGGAGCCAGACATACAGGAGAGATACGGGGAGTCAGTGTGACTGGAGACGACAGTTTCAGCAGAGCAATGTCATTGTTGATAGTCGTCCTGCTGTAGAGCGGATGGGTGATGACCTGAACATACAGAAAAGGGGGATCAATGCTGCAAGCTGCTTTTATGAATGGTGGACTAAGATATAAGATGacttttatttctgttattttaacCCTTctgtttttaaccttttttcaAATACATACTGTATGGGCTGAGAATTTTAAGTACGtgctaaaagttaattttggcGACTTTTAGGAGCTTACTAGAGTGTAAATGACCTCAGAGCATCTATTttgaaaatgataataaaatattcataacttTTTTGTGAttctcactttttttatttttcagtgctttaaaatcaggtaagcaaataaaaaacacaactaTATAACTATCAATACATAAGCCATTGTGTAACAGTTagtcaaatatatttgaataaatttagcatttagatcaCTCCTTTGTATAAATgacaagaaattattattattattattgataataataataataatacattttgtttaaatttttgaaTGATTTGGGTATTTCAAGGATTTTGGGTAAGACAAACGTTtgcttttaaaacaatataaacagtCAATATAGTAGGAGTCATAAAGCATTGGTTGATCACTCATTTTGATTTCGTCTCTGATCCACTGAGATCAATAAACATTGTTACCTTGGAAACTAATTTGACCTGAATGGGTTCAACACTTGAGCCACGATCATGTTCTCCAAGAATGACGCGGTGATAGCCAACCCTAAAAGGATAAAGAATAAGTCAATGGTTaaaagacagacaaaaaaaaatattttagattgttTTCAGACTGAAGACTCTTACACGACAGCGCAGTGGGCAGCAGTGAGAACCCAGTTCTGGTTGATCAGGGATCCTCCACAGAAGTGGAAACCACTGGGCAGCTGTTTCAAAGGTAAAAGCactgaaaatgtgaaatttactctttaagcaaagcagaaaaatgtttgtttgaaaaaCTGATGAGTTACCTGAAGAGAGACCTGCCAGGGCCAAGATCCAGAGATGGCATTCTGTCCATTCACAATCCTGCTGCCGATCGTCTGTGGCTTAATCGCAGGCACTCCACAACCTGTTATTACAAAACATAACACATTGTTCATGAGACAAGCATGAGACAGGAAGCTCTTAATGCAGGTTttgcattttctaaatatatttgccCATCATTATTCTTGCAAACTTTTAAAGGAGACACTTACCCAGAGCAGAAGCCACTAGAgcaaagcaggtgatggagaagaTGGTGAAGGTCatgatgtagatgagtgtgtgatgGACTGTATCTCACTGATGTATCTGTAGGTTGTCTCTATTGCTTTTATATCATTTACAGCAGCTGATAAATCTGAGACGTGATGGAGGTCCATCCCATCAGCTCCAATGAGCTCATAGCTGAGGAATGTTTAGATCTGTTATCGCTGGAGATGATCTACATCTTCATTGCCCATAGATGATCTCTTTCGTGTCAAGAGGGTGAGTTCTTTTACCTTGAGGTGTTCGTAGCTTTTCTATTTCCTTGAGTAGCATCATACTTCTGTAATTGTATGTTATGAAATGATTTCGTTGGGAAACAGTTTTGTTGTTGTCTGATGTGATGTTTAAGTCACTAAGTCAGTGTTGCTGAACAGGAAGAGACTGAAATCGTCACTTATGAGAACTTCACTGATGTGAAAATAAAAGTTCTAATATTAGTTTATAATAGCAGTTTAGATAAAACAAGCAAAATAGTTCTTATAGGACATGTTATCATAGCCACTGAAAAGAGATGGCATCTAGTAAACCATTTTCTCTCAAcatatttatttagctattttacTTGAACTGCTCTCCTCAGCAATGTTGCAtgcatttatggcattatttttttcaaaagcataattatagtaattaacatacacagtttaattgtgcattatgtcTTTATGGCTAAGTTTATATTACTAATGCCTGGtataattttcatctaaaatactgCAGGATGTTCAGTGATAATTCACAACAGTGATGTTCAAATTAGTCTCTAATAAGCTCCTGGACCGTCCCTGTTCTTGAGTTCACTAGTTTGTCTGATCAGTAGCTTGTCATTGTCTCAGACTGGGCAAAAATGTAATGTTACCAGTTCTGTTTCTCTGAACTGGAAAGAAACAAGGAAGAGACATAAATAACTCAAATGCAGTTCATTGGAATTCATTGTAGAGATGCCCAATTTAACATACGCAGTCTGCCTTCTGTTTGTCAATGAATATATTGATCGtgaagttccctttcaagggaactttgaactgcatcctctaggggtcgctatggggggaACACCCCGTCgttacccatgtctgaagcatacatttcaaaaacaccaacaagttggcaGGCGACAGCCCAGGACGTCACTATCGGTGCGACTATAAATAGACACCGGGAGAACACATcatcctcttcttcgtcttcattgactgttttgttacaGCATATTGGAGTGCATGTTTCTCGCAATAGGGTTTGCTCTGATATTTGCAGTTCACACGCCTCACatactgtggtgtgtgtgtgtgtggtgaagagCAAGTACAAGcgttcagctctcgagggagttggacGCACTATGCTGCACTCATTGTGATGCATTCGTGAGACTCAGAGGGGATGTCAGTATTTCACTATTTACCAGAGTTTGTAGCAACATTTGCATGAGTGCATTCGCCTCTCGCTGGAATAGCAATGCATATGTGGCAGCAGTTTTTGCTCGCGCTTGATATCTGTGATAATCTAGCAAGTGGACAGAGCGTGTTTAGCTCCCGCAGGAGCTGAATACATGCTGTGCATTGTGTCACTGTGAGAACATGTAAAGGATGTGCCGCACAGCTGGCGTCAGcctcgagtaccagcaagcaccGGCAGGGGTGCCTCGGCTATGGCATTGAGACACAGCATCACATTCACTaagaggaaccatggttacatgcgtaacctagagatgttcctcttcaggaccTCAAGCTGCATTGAGAAACACTATGACAGactaccaaatccctgcctagtgtgtatccgaagagcacagcttaggacgagagaacTGAAGCGCCTGGATTAACttgcatatctaggccataaaaGCTTGTAAATGTAAAGGTCGATGACCACACCgctgcattgcagatgtccagcatggacaaacctgctaagaaggccacagaggccaccataccccgtgtggagtgagccttgactcccatcAGTGAGGGGAGACCAGAGATGCATATGTAACAttgatagcctcaactatccaacgactaagttTCTGCTTCATTGCAGGAAAAATCCCAATTGGGGGGACCATAGCACACCAGCAGTTGGTCCATCTTTCTCCACagagcagctctgtggacgtatgtgtccagctCTCGAGCTTGATACATACAATTAGCTTCTTCTGGTCGGACTTATGGAAGGGAGGAAGGCataaggcctgcagtactattggttgtggtgtgacagagggaactttaggaacacaaCCCACTCGAGGGTATAGAAGTGCTTTGGCCATGCCGGTCGCAAAGTGAAAtgagtaggggccactgagagggcctgaagatctccatcgtggagaagtcgtggcctaatggttagagagtcggactcccaattgaaaggttgtgagttcgagtcccgggctggcaggaattgtgggtggggggagtgcatgtacagttctctctccaccttcaataccatgacttaggtgcccttgagcaaggcatcgaacccccaactgctccccgggcaccgcagcataaatggctgcccactgctccgggtgtgtgctcacagtgtgtgtgtgtgtgtgttcactgctctgtgtgtgtgcatttcggatgggttaaatgcagagcacaaattctgagtatgggtcaccatacttggctgaatgtcacgtcactttcactttcacatctctcctcagagaggtaataacCAACggatcagatgtctatctgatatatcttggATCGGCTCGAATGGAGATTTACAGAGCctcaaacaccacaaacaagtcCTAGGTGGGGGGGACACGGGACcatactggaggcctcagcctcagcgcaccatggaggaaacgtgTTAGTAGGGGGGAGATCTCCCGGGAGCAGAGCTATTGGCGAAAAACATATAGACAAAGCCTCGGCCAAATCTGTACCATAACGTCCAATctgagaggagctggatgaactagagagaaccagagggaacattgcaatgtctcttgagttgcaaagaggtccaaaaagtCTCCATATCTGTTTCACCACCTAGTGGTGAAGCCTCCATTTCCTGGGcttcggcccctgtctcgacagtatgtctgctcctacATTCAACcttccaggaatatacactgctctgagcaagaggagtttgtcctgggaccacagaaggatctggtatGCCAGCTTGTGCAAGGGGcatgaacgcagacctccctggggGATATAAGAGACCATATATCTCTTATatattgatataagagaccaacgatatgttgtcagtgcgcaccaacacatggtgacctctcaggactgggaggaaatattttaatgttcGATACACAGCTAGCATCACTAGACCACAGatcgcgggcagggtggccactcttgacagcaccccagccggtgagggatgaGTCTGTCGCTAGTGTTACacggtgacaaggagctcccagcaccaggccctgattcaagaatcaAGGTTTCTTCCATGTGTCTAAGGCACAGAGGCACCGCCGGATGACCTTGATATTTTGAAGTGGGTCCCCTCTCTGGCAAAATctcttggtcttgagccaccactgtaggggtctcatcaTTTGATTTGCTTGAAAGTTAGTATCTTGTAGCTTTCTCTGCACTTGCATCACGTTTGCCTGTCATCTGTTACTTTGAATgtggaacatttttaaaatgcaaattaaagtaatatatatctttaaagttttgaagaaaatgtaatgtatatatcATTTAGCTACATTAATATGGTGATAATGGCAATTTATGATTACATTtgcagtacattttttaaatattcagatcATTACTTTGACTCTTCggtacacttaatttttttatttaacttttattgaaatatttgtacAGCTGGAACAAGAAAACAGTAACATGAAGTAACAGCCAGATCACTGGAACCACGGAAAGACAAAAAACACAACCAACAGAGATCCGCTTATTACATATTAATGACTTAAGACTTCATTTTCTTCATAATTTCTCAGAATGGTGCTTTAGTTAGAAGCGATAGTCCTGTCGATCCAGGAGCGCAGTTGGGAGATGCGGGCGTAGACTACAGGGAAACGGGTGTCACAAGTGCTTGTTCCCCAGGAGACCGAGCCCACCAGAGACCAGACCCCTGAACGCTCACACACCAGAGGACCACCAGAATCACCCtgagaaaaaacacacatttgattTGAACAGCAGCAACACTGAGATGGTAATGTGTTTCTTGATCTGTCTTCATATACCTGGCAAGATGAGGAACCAGAGGCTCCAGCACAGATCATAGCATCAGTGATAGTGTTCTGACCCCAgatctgtttgcacacagcaggACTTATGATGGGTACACCTGTCTGCTGTAGGATCAGTGGGCTcgctaaaagagaagaaaacgtGACAAATTGTCTTGCACAGTTAACAGATGTGTTGTTATTCTCtcagtatatttttgttttacagatgACTTACTTGTGGTGGCAGTTCTACCCCAGCCAGTGGTGAAGCAGCGGGTTCCAGGCAGGATGCTGAGGGTTGATGGAGCCAGACATACAGGAGAGATACGGGGAGTCAGTGTGACTGGAGACGACAGTTTCAGCAGAGCAATGTCATTGTTGATAGTCGTCCTGCTGTAGAGCGGATGGGTGATGACCTGAACATACAGAAAAGGGGGATCAATGCTGAAAGCTGCTTTTATGAATGGTGGACTAAGATATAAGATGACTTTCTTTCTGTTATTTTAACCCTTctgtttttaaccttttttcaaatacatactgtatgtgctgAGAATTTTAAGTGCGtgctaaaagttaattttggcGACTTTTAGGAGCTTACTAGAGTGTAAATGACCTCAGAGCATCTATTttgaaaatgataataaaatattcataacttTTTTGTGAttctcactttttttatttttcagtgctttAAAATCAGGTAAGCAAATAAAGAACACAACTATATAACTATCAATACATAAGCCATTGTGTAACAGTTagtcaaatatatttgaataaatttagcatttagatcaCTCCTTTGTATAAATgacaagaaattattattattattattgataataataataataatacattttgtttaaatttttgaaTGATTTGGGTATTTCAAGGATTTTGGGTAAGACAAACGTTtgcttttaaaacaatataaacagtCAATATAGTAGGAGTCATAAAGCATTGGTTGATCACTCATTTTGATTTCGTCTCTGATCCACTGAGATCAATAAACATTGTTACCTTGGAAACTAATTTGACCTGAATGGGTTCAACACTTGAGCCACGATCATGTTCTCCAAGAATGACGCGGTGATAGCCAACCCTAAAAGGATAAAGAATAAGTCAATGGTTaaaagacagacaaaaaaaaatattttagattgttTTCAGACTGAAGACTCTTACACGACAGCGCAGTGGGCAGCAGTGAGAACCCAGTTCTGGTTGATCAGGGATCCTCCACAGAAGTGGAAACCACTGGGCAGCTGTTTCAAAGGTAAAAGCactgaaaatgtgaaatttactctttaagcaaagcagaaaaatgtttgtttgaaaaaCTGATGAGTTACCTGAAGAGAGACCTGCCAGGGCCAAGATCCAGAGATGGCATTCTGTCCATTCACAATCCTGCTGCCGATCGTCTGTGGCTTAATCGCAGGCACTCCACAACCTGTTATTACAAAACATAACACATTGTTCATGAGACAAGCATGAGACAGGAAGCTCTTAATGCAGGTTttgcattttctaaatatatttgccCATCATTATTCTTGCAAACTTTTAAAGGAGACACTTACCCAGAGCAGAAGCCACTAGAgcaaagcaggtgatggagaagaTGGTGAAGGTCatgatgtagatgagtgtgtgatgGACTGTATCTCACTGATGTATCTGTAGGTTGTCTCTATTGCTTTTATATCATTTACAGCAGCTGATAAATCTGAGACGTGATGGAGGTCCATCCCATCAGCTCCAATGAGCTCATAGCTGAGGAATGTTTAGATCTGTTATCGCTGGAGATGATCTACATCTTCATTGCCCATAGATGATCTCTTTCGTGTCAAGAGGGTGAGTTCTTTTACCTTGAGGTGTTCGTAGCTTTTCTATTTCCTTGAGTAGCATCATACTTCTGTAATTGTATGTTATGAAATGATTTCGTTGGGAAACAGTTTTGTTGTTGTCTGATGTGATGTTTAAGTCACTAAGTCAGTGTTGCTGAACAGGAAGAGACTGAAATCGTCACTTATGAGAACTTCACTGATGTGAAAATAAAAGTTCTAATATTAGTTTATAATAGCAGTTTAGATAAAACAAGCAAAATAGTTCTTATAGGACATGTTATCATAGCCACTGAAAAGAGATGGCATCTAGTAAACCATTTTCTCTCAAcatatttatttagctattttacTTGAACTGCTCTCCTCAGCAATGTTGCAtgcatttatggcattatttttttcaaaagcataattatagtaattaacatacacagtttaattgtgcattatgtcTTTATGGCTAAGTTTATATTACTAATGCCTGGtataattttcatctaaaatactgCAGGATGTTCAGTGATAATTCACAACAGTGATGTTCAAATTAGTCTCTAATAAGCTCCTGGACCGTCCCTGTTCTTGAGTTCACTAGTTTGTCTGATCAGTAGCTTGTCATTGTCTCAGACTGGGCAAAAATGTAATGTTACCAGTTCTGTTTCTCTGAACTGGAAAGAAACAAGGAAGAGACATAAATAACTCAAATGCAGTTCATTGGAATTCATTGTAGAGATGCCCAATTTAACATACGCAGTCTGCCTTCTGTTTGTCAATGAATATATTGATCGtgaagttccctttcaagggaactttgaactgcatcctctaggggtc
Coding sequences within:
- the LOC132123184 gene encoding chymotrypsin-like protease CTRL-1 isoform X1, with the protein product MTFTIFSITCFALVASALGCGVPAIKPQTIGSRIVNGQNAISGSWPWQVSLQLPSGFHFCGGSLINQNWVLTAAHCAVVVGYHRVILGEHDRGSSVEPIQVKLVSKVITHPLYSRTTINNDIALLKLSSPVTLTPRISPVCLAPSTLSILPGTRCFTTGWGRTATTTSPLILQQTGVPIISPAVCKQIWGQNTITDAMICAGASGSSSCQGDSGGPLVCERSGVWSLVGSVSWGTSTCDTRFPVVYARISQLRSWIDRTIASN
- the LOC132123183 gene encoding chymotrypsin-like protease CTRL-1 isoform X2; its protein translation is MTFTIFSITCFALVASALGCGVPAIKPQTIGSRIVNGQNAISGSWPWQVSLQLPSGFHFCGGSLINQNWVLTAAHCAVVVGYHRVILGEHDRGSSVEPIQVKLVSKVITHPLYSRTTINNDIALLKLSSPVTLTPRISPVCLAPSTLSILPGTRCFTTGWGRTATTSNPLILQQTGVPIISPAVCKQIWGQNTITDAMICAGASGSSSCQGDSGGPLVCERSGVWSLVGSVSWGTSTCDTRFPVVYARISQLRSWIDRTIASN
- the LOC132123183 gene encoding chymotrypsin-like protease CTRL-1 isoform X1, which encodes MTFTIFSITCFALVASALGCGVPAIKPQTIGSRIVNGQNAISGSWPWQVSLQLPSGFHFCGGSLINQNWVLTAAHCAVVVGYHRVILGEHDRGSSVEPIQVKLVSKVITHPLYSRTTINNDIALLKLSSPVTLTPRISPVCLAPSTLSILPGTRCFTTGWGRTATTTSPLILQQTGVPIISPAVCKQIWGQNTITDAMICAGASGSSSCQGDSGGPLVCERSGVWSLVGSVSWGTSTCDTRFPVVYARISQLRSWIDRTIASN